The genomic stretch CACCCCCGATACCGAGCACCCCTTTTTTGTACAATGCCAAAAAGAGTTCTCCGTCACACTACACCAGCAATCAGGCCGTGATTTGGGTGAACGCATGGCTCATGCACTGCAGCAAGCTCTGCAAAAAAATGATTACGTCATTATCATTGGTACCGATTGCCCCCCACTCACTCAGGATATGTTACAACGCACATTCAAGCTGCTCGACAACAGCTATGATTCTGTACTTATTCCTGCGATTGATGGAGGGTATGTACTCTTGGGGTTAAGGCGCTTCAATACAGAGTTATTTAACCACATCGAATGGGGCACTGAAAAGGTACTGCGCGCGACTCGAGAACGATTAAATCAACTGCAATGGCGCTGGTATGAACTCCCCCATCAATGGGATCTGGATGAGCCAAAAGATTTAGCTGATAAATATGAATTAATCGCTTAATATTCTGATAAACTCTATTTAGCAACAACTCAAGGAAGCAATATACTCATGAAATACGCCACGCTTTTCTTAGCCACCCTGATCTTAACAGGCTGTGTAACTCAGGTTCGCTACGATGATTTACAAGCCCAGTATGATTCACTCAAAAGCGAAAAAGACACTCTGGCGCAAAATTTATCATCTGCCCAAACCGAAAAAGCTGGAAAAATCTTTCACCAACAGCAACGAGTCAAACAGCTTGAGCAAAACCTCTCTCTATTAAAAAACCAATGTAAAGAAAAAATTGCCAGCCTCGCAGAAAGTGAAAAAGAGCTGAGTCAAGATTTACAGGCACTCCGTACAGAGTCTGCAGAAAACACAAAGTATTTATTAAATAAAAATCTAGAGTTGCAGGAAAGATGTAATGCGATGTAAAGGAGTCGATCAGTGAAACCAAAATGGCTAGAGCAACCTGCCAAGCCTGTCAGTCAAATCCAGTATGATGCAGCACTTATTCGGCAAAACCAGTTAACAAAACCCCAAGGCTCTCTAGGTGAACTTGAAAATATCGCCGTTCGTTTAGCCTCACTACAAAACACTCAAAAGCCATTATTAGATCATATCAACATTGTCATTTTTGCTGGCGATCACGGCATCGCTGCGCAGGGTGTTTCACTTTACCCTCAAGCCGTCACAGTTGAGATGATACGTAATTTTTCACGAGGTGGAGCCGCCATTAGTGTATTGGCGCGCCACTTGGGCGCAACTCTGGAAGTCATTGATACCGGTTGTATTATCGACCCTGGTTCACTTGATGGAGTGCTGTCTCAGCGCATCAGCTCAGGCACGGTCAGCTTTCATCAAGCACCTGCAATGACTCCAGCACAACTCTCTGAAGCAATGACAATCGGTTTTTCAGCAGCAGCGCGCGCCGCTGAATCAAAAATAGAGCTATTTATCGGCGGTGAAATGGGCATTGGCAATACCACCAGCGCAACTGCAATTGCGTGTGCTTTATTAAAAGAGTCAGTTGAAAAATTAGTCGGTCCCGGCACCGGACTTGATCGTGACGGCATAAAACAAAAAACTGAAATCATTAAAACATCACTGATAAAACATAGCGATGCCGGAGATGATCCCTGGCAAGTTTTGCAACGACTTGGGGGCTTTGAAATCGCCGCACTCACGGGCAGTTATATTGCAGCCGCTCAGCAAGGTATGGCCATTTTGGTCGATGGTTTTATATGTAGCATCGCGGCACTCGCCGCAATACGCATTAACCCAGACATCAAACCCTGGTTATTTTTTGCTCATGCTTCATCTGAGCCAGGACATGCCATTGTAATGAAAGCATTGAATGTCAAGCCGCTACTTGATTGTGGAATGCGTTTAGGTGAGGGTAGCGGCGCAGCCGTTGTAGTACCACTACTGCGCTCTGCCGTTGCACTGCACAATGAAATGGCTACGTTCTCGGAAGCGAGTGTCTCTGAAGCAAATAATGGATGAGCAACCGATCACCGTTGACCTGTTACGTCACGGTGAACCTGAAGGGGGTTCTAAATATCGAGGACAACTGGATGACCCACTCAGCGAACTAGGCTGGAAACAGATGCGACAATCCATTTCCAACCATCAGCCATGGAGTGCCGTTGTGAGTTCACCACTCAGCCGCTGCGCCCTGTTTGCCAAAGAAACTTCTGATCAACTCGCACTCAAGCTGACTTTTGAACCACGCTTTAAAGAAATTAGTTTTGGTGACTGGGAAGGCTTTACTGCAAAAGAGCTGCTAGAAACAGAGCCAAAAAAGCTCCAGAATTATTGGGATAACCCATTTAAAAACCCGCCCCCAAACGGCGAAACATTGGCTGACTTTCAGGTACGTATTATTACGGCATGGGATGAACTCATTGAGCGCCACCGTGGACAACATATCCTGCTCATTGGCCACGCAGGTATGATGCGTATTATTTTGCTGAACGTTCTGCAAATGCCATTAGAGCATCTGTTTCGCCTTGAAATCCCCCATGCCGGCATTGCTCGTGTACAGATTGATGGCAAACGTGGACAAACTTTTCCACGCCTAAAATTTTTCAGCAAGCTTCCATGAATACAACTCCATTTTGGCTGGCACTGCAATTTCTAACGCGCCTGCCAACACCACAAATAGAGATTAACGATTCAGCTCTCGGGCGCTCTCTGCTCTATTACCCATTCGTTGGCTTTATTATTGGTGTAATTTTATGGATCACCAGCCTGCTTCTCACCGGACAAAATAGCATGCTCAGTGCTGCGGTCATTTTAACTCTATGGGTACTCATCAGTGGCGGGCTTCATCTGGATGGCCTTGCTGACAGTGCTGATGGTTGGCTCGGTGGCGCTGGAAACCGTGAGCGAATCCTGCATATCATGAAAGATTCTCGATCAGGCTCTGCGGCAATTATTGCCATTTTTTTAGTTCTACTCACCAAGTTCGTGGCTCTCAGTGTATTACTCTCACATGAGACAACGTTCATGTTGATCATGATTCCAGTATTAGGCCGCACCAGCACCCTGCTCCTGTTCCTGACGACACCTTATGCTCGCCAAGGCGGCATTGGTGACATTATGAGCCAATATTTACCCCGAAAACAAGCTCATATCATCTGGATGGCTGTCATTGTAATTCTACTGCTTACAATGGGAGTACAAGGCTTCATAACCTGTATCTGGATCATTTTGGCAGGCTACTTATTACGCCAACTCATGATGAATCAGATCGGTGGAACAACGGGTGACACAGCCGGTGCGACGATTGAGGTGACTGAAACAATCGCACTCATTAGTATCGTAATGTTAAGTTCTAGCGCTTTATGAGTTTGACGCTTGTTTCTTAAAGTTTAATATTGTTGCAGATTTAAGTTTTGAGTGACTGTAATTATTATGATTGACATCAGTCAACGCACGCATTGACTCGACTAAGCCACTATCACCAAAAACAGAGTCCATCATCATGTCATAAATACGGATATATGACGGTTGTGAACTTTTTCTTTGGGCTTCCATATCAATGCGCCACTGCAAGCGCCGCAACTTTTCCTGACGCGCTTCGGGTACATTGGCAATAAAATCTTCAATGATTGATTTGCGCTTTTTATCAAAAGCGGCGGGATCCGTTTTGGCAAGCTTATGCCACTCATCAAAATCAAATTTCATACGACAGACCTCAATAAAAAATAGGAGTCTGTCCATAGACAAGAGAGAATAATGAGTTAAATATAATACGCTTAATCTTGATTATTGCACCTTTTTTTCACAAAAATTTTTGGGTTATTGTTCAGCATATTTTGTGCCAGATTCAAGCAAATCATTGATACCTAAAATAATTCTACTCTCTCCACCACTACACTCTACTTAAACAGAGCCCCCCGCGCACTTTGAAAATCAAATGAATAAAAAATATCGAGCGAACTTTCCAGACCCTGAATCGTCTCAATATAGAATCTTTCAGTCAAGTCGTAACGGAGCGTCCAGGTACTTTCTGGCGTAAACACACCGACTCCATAGCGCATCGTTAAATGAGGCAACAGACGACCACTGAAAACGACTTGAGATTGCCCTTTCTGCTCTGATGCTTCAATTTCAAATTCTCTGATACCCAGTTTTTTTGCAATTTTTGTTGCAATCCTTCGCCCACCTTTCACTCCTAGCGATAGCGCTGCACTCGCTAATACACTCCCTTCCGCCTCACTTCTTAATGTTGGACGACCTAATACAATATAAGCCAGCGTATCCTCCTCACTTTGCTGTGGCTCTGAAAACAAGCTGATATCAGGCTGATCAACGGTGCCTCGTATCTGTAACCCTGCGGTCACATCATCAGTTTTTCGTACTGCATCAATCTCAAGTGCAGTGGAATCTAGCGGCCCTACAAAGACAATTCGCCCTCCTTCAGTTTCCAGATCTTGCCCATACCCCTTATACGTTCCTTCGACTACAAAAATTTCACCGTAGGCTTCTGGCTCACCACTTTTGGCCTGTATGATTCTTAGTTCTCCTGCCAATAAAGCACGCAATCCAAAACCTGAAAGCCGCACATCACGGCCCAGAGTCAATAATAGATTGGTATTGACTCTCCAGGCTGAAGAACCGGCTGCCTCCAATTCACTACTTTCGTCAATGATAACCACATCACTTGAAAGTGCTATTGCATTTTCAGGCAACTCTTTTAGCTTGATTCTGCCCTGTGGTATTTCAATTTTTCCTTTAATATCAATGTTTTGAGAGCGCACTTGAATCGTTACATCGGGAGAAACCTTCGCATCAATAACAGGAGGATACTGAACTGCCAGTTGCTCGCCTGTAATCGTCAAATCAGCCTGAAACGCAGCGCGACTCCAATCAGCAGAACCACTTAATGCCACTGGCCCACCTCCCGTTTGCCAAGCCCCCTGAAATACACCTTTATCACCGCTTAGATCAAAATTAATGTCACCATTTTCGACTCCAATGGGCAGGCTGGGTGAATCAATCGTCAAACTCTCTAAAGCAACTCTTCCAATATAAGCGGGTCTCTTTAATGTGCCTTCAATTTTTCCTGTCGCGTTGACAATGCCAGTCAGTGTTTTAAGTTTGGGGAAAAAGCCACGCAAAAACTCAATATTTAATCCGTCAACCTGTACAAGACCCGCAACAGGCTTATTCTGTTGTTTAGGATCAATCACTAAATTCATTTCAGCATCGCCTAATGCCCTTGACAGCAAAGTAAAATCAACCTCGAATTGCTCTGGTTTTGCTTCCACTTTTGCAGCGAGTTTTTGATACTTAAATACAGCAAATTCACCTGACTCATCATCTTCAAATTCAATTTCACCGTTATTAACCTCCGCATATAGCGTTGTCGTTAACGATTGGTCTCTCCAAACCGTATGACTGTATGCGTTCATGACACCCGTTAACATCAGTTTTTCTGGTAACCATTTTTTTAACTCAGAAAGCTCATAACCACTCAATGTGACTCTTGCCTCCTCATCATCTGAGGTTGTTAATTGATTCAGCAGACAAAGTTCGGCTTGCTTTTGCTGCCAGCAGTGTGGTTCCACATGAAACAAGCTGGCCTCAGTACGCCATGAAAGAGCCACCGAATCAACAAGGCTCCAACGCTCTCCCATGCTTTTTATTTGAGCAGAATTCACCACTCCACTCCACCCTTGTTGTTGCGATATCGCACCTTCCAGTGTCGCATCAACTTGATGCTCTTCTGATTCAACAACCCACTGCAATAAATGTTTGCTCCGTGTTCCTTTTAGCTGGATATGGCTCTGATTAATCGCTATATTCGCGGCCTTGATTTCACGAGCAACCAATTCAATCTGGCTCTCATTTTCAGCCAACGATTTGATTTTTGCTTGCAGCTCCAAGTCTCCAATACTGTTATCCTGATAACGAACATTTTCACCCTTTAAACTGACTTGAACATCAGGCTTTTTAGTATTCCCCAGAATGCTAAATGAGCCCAACAATTGCCCGCCCATATCGGATGAAAAAATATCTAATTGAGGTGCTTTAATATGACCCGTAAGATCCCATTGATCGGTTAATGAGCCTTTGGCAAACAGTTTGTTATCACCCATATCAAGCAATGCCTCATTGATAAAAATATGCCCCTCTGATGTTTGCTCCACGTCTGCATTGAGCTTCAATGGATAACCTCGAAACTCACCATAAACCAACATATCTTTGACGGCCATCTGAAGATTGCCCTCATTCACCAACCCAGAAACTTGTGCTTCACCATTTAACTCACCAGGATAATCTTGCCAATAGACTCCAGGGTTAATTTGTGAAAACTGAACAGAACCTTTCCATTTCAATTGCTCTTTCCACGATAACAACCCATCAAGAGTGACTGCTCCACTCAAAGTTTTAGCGACCAGATGTATGACCTCCACTTTCTGAAAATCTCCATCCAATTTTGCATGAATCGTACTTTCAGGAATATTTTTCCCTGTCATTTTTGTATTCAGATCTATTTTGTAATCAAACTTTTCACCTTGAATATTAATATGCCCTTGATGAGCACTAAAATCGGATTCACCTATCAATGGCCAACTTAATTGTTGCCACTGAATATTGGAAAAATAGGGTAAATTTTCATCAAGTGGCTTTGCATTTCCATTAAAAATTAACGCCACAACACCAGAGAGATCTCCCTCAAACTCAACATCTTTGACGCTATTAAATAACCTTAAACTCAGAGTTTCATCCTGACCTTCAAGTAACTGCCTAGCAACCACCTGAGTTTTAATATCCATAGGATAGTCACCACTCAACTGGAGCGACCCCGAAAGCTCTGCCGTATATTTTTGATAATCTGCACTGAGATGTTTAACCACCAACTGGTCACCCTTGAGCGCACCTTGTAAAGCAATATCGTCAATATCAAACTGCTTTCCTGATGAGTGAATTTCCAGACGCGTGATCTTTAGTTCATCCAATTCAATCGCAATCGGTACAACAATATTGGGTAATGAAATCACCTGTTTGTTTTGATCTTTGGGTTGATTGATGTGCACAACAACACTATCTGCACTCAGGTTTTTTATGCAGAGCGTACCTTTCAACAAACATGACAAATGCCACTGGCTGTGAATATTTTCCAGTTTTACAACGTTACTCTGATCGTCCCAGTGAAATGAATTTATCTGCAAACCCGACCATAAAGAACCTGCCTGATAATCAATTGTCAACCGAGACTCGAACTCATTAAGTTGATTAATCACCCAATTGCTGCCAATAGGGCTGCCAACAATCCAGACCAAAGTCATCAGAGCGCTCAAAGTCAGTAGCAACAAAAAAGCCGTGATTCGAATCAACAACCGTTTCATAGCTGAGGTCCGATAGAGATATGCAAACGTTTGGGGACTTTTTCTTCGCTGATGCCAAACCCAACATCAATGCGCAACAAGCCAATCGGAGAATTCCAGCGCATCCCGAAACCCACTCCCCTGCGAACAGGATCACTATTTTTGTTGAAAGCACGACCCGCATCAACAAAGACCGCCCACCCCCAGTTTTGTGAAAAATAGTTGTTGTACTCCAAACTCCCTACCGTCAAATAACGCCCACCGACCAATTGACTCTTCGATGAAACCGTTTGATAATCAAAGCCACGAATACTTTGATCCCCTCCTGTAAAAAAACGGTGAGTAATGGGAACTTTGTTAAAATCATTGGTACTCAAAAAACCCAGCTCGGCTCGGCTCAGAAAGCGGTGACGATGGCTCAACTTCCACAACCATTTCCCCGAAGCGGTTATTTTTTGTAAATCAATATCAGATCCTAACTGACGACTGGCACCTTGCAATATCAGATTATAACGATACCCCCATTCTGCCAGGCGGGCTGACTGCTGAACCGTTTTAGACCAACTCATTCCAGGCAGCAGAAGGTTCGATTCTTGCCACGCCTCCCCCGTGACTTTAAAACGCTCCTGCTCCCAACGCAGTGAAAGCACTTTTTGCCAATCTTCCAGTGAACGTGAGTGGCGCAATAAAGAAATTGTATTCAACCTGCTTTCACTGTCATCCAGAATCTCTTTCTGTATTCCACCCTTAATTTTCAGATAACGTGTTTCGGGTCGTTTAGAAAAGGGAACTTTATATTCAGCACTCAAAGATTGAGCCACCTGCGAAACTGCAATTCTAGCTCTGACTGAATCACCTCGGGAATTCACGTAAGGTCGAGACCAATCAGTTTGCCCACGCGCCCCTGTATCTGTGGCAAAACCCAAGCCTAAACTGACTGAATTTCTCTTATTGGGCACCAGTTTCACATGCAATGGAATTTTATTTTCATCAAATATGGCCTCTTGCTGAAGCTCGGCTCTTACACTTTTAAAATAGCCGCTACTACGAAGAGAGTTGGTCAACATGCTTAGATACTTTGATTCATAAGGGGCATCCAGTGGAAATGGAACCCATTCCTGTAAGCGTTCACGGCTGATCGGACTCTCATCAAAAATGATCTCTCCAATTTGATAACGCCGCCCACTATCAAAATGCAACAAGATATCTGCTTGCAGTTTTTTTGGTATTACTTCAATACGATGTTTTAAATAACCCGCATCAAAATAACCACGAGAACGTGCTAATTTACTGAATAATGACTTATATTTTTCATAGTCACCATGATTAAGAATCTTGCCTTTGGAAAGGGGGTTGCTTGCCAGAAACTTTAAAAATTCAGGATCTTCTTTTGCTTCACCATCCAGAATAAATTGGACACGAGCCACTCGTACCGGCTGGCCGAGATGAATAGTGATACGAATCGTTGTATCGTTTTGTTGCTTGATGACATGGGTTGTACTTGAGCTTAGGTAATAACCCACTGCTTGCAAGGCTTTCGATGACTCTTTTTTGATCATCTTGACAAAAGTAGCAACATCCTCATTTTTGTCACTGACCGGCTGACCAATATAAACACGAACTTGATCCTCTATCGTAGAGTCATCAATGCCATCAATTTCAATATTGATATCGGCCCAAGCAAATTTGGCAGGCAAACATAAAAATGACACTAAAAAAATAAGAGATATAAATCTTAGAGCGAGACAGATCCAAGATGAAGGTAAGTCAGGTAGCCACCACTCAGAAGAGTAATCTACCGCTGTTGATTGCCGCTCGCGCTCTGTTCCAAGGGCTTGCTGCATGAGAAATTTAAATATGAAATATTAAAAAACGTGATATCAGTCGTTGGCAAATCCATATATACAAAAACGAGCACGAAATAACTTCTACATTTAACTTGCCCTTTGGCTCCAGTTCAAATTGATTTCACTGGAGCAAAGTTTCAACGTAATTTGTATAAGCTATTCAGTGCTCATTCCTTTCAAGCAGTATTAAAGAACAGAAACGTTCGCTGCTTGTGGACCTTTCTGTCCTTGCTCAACTTCAAACTGAACTTCCTGCCCTTCAGCAAGAGTTTTATAACCTGTGCTTGTAATCGCTCTGAAATGAACGAAAACATCCGCTCCATCTTCACGTTCAATAAAGCCAAAGCCTTTCTTTTCGTCAAACCATTTTACGCGACCAGTCGTGGTTGCCATAAGCAAACTCCAAATATTTTAGTTGATTGTAATTGAATGGTGTCAGACACCAAATTGATAAGGTGCTGAAAGATGCAGGAATTACTTACGTAGCAAACAAGATGTGATATTAAATGCATTATCTTCGAAATTGTATAAACATAAATTATAGCTGCTGTAATCTCTACCAGCGAAGTTAACTCTACCCTACTATCAAGGTAAAGTAAAAGAAATTTTTTATATTATCCGCCTGATGACCAGAACAACCTTTTCTGGTTCCCATGCTCAGGCAAGCAGTCAAACTCAATAAACAAAACAGGATTAGGTATCAAGCCGTTTTAAATTGCCCTACCATACCCTCTAATTCTTGAGACAATCGAGCCAACTCTTCGCTGCTGCGACTGGTCTGCTCCGCAC from Gammaproteobacteria bacterium encodes the following:
- a CDS encoding TIGR04282 family arsenosugar biosynthesis glycosyltransferase, whose amino-acid sequence is MKKTLLIFAKAPIAGIAKTRLIPALGAEGAAKLHRKLAINTLKMATQHALCPVQLWCTPDTEHPFFVQCQKEFSVTLHQQSGRDLGERMAHALQQALQKNDYVIIIGTDCPPLTQDMLQRTFKLLDNSYDSVLIPAIDGGYVLLGLRRFNTELFNHIEWGTEKVLRATRERLNQLQWRWYELPHQWDLDEPKDLADKYELIA
- the cobT gene encoding nicotinate-nucleotide--dimethylbenzimidazole phosphoribosyltransferase, which translates into the protein MKPKWLEQPAKPVSQIQYDAALIRQNQLTKPQGSLGELENIAVRLASLQNTQKPLLDHINIVIFAGDHGIAAQGVSLYPQAVTVEMIRNFSRGGAAISVLARHLGATLEVIDTGCIIDPGSLDGVLSQRISSGTVSFHQAPAMTPAQLSEAMTIGFSAAARAAESKIELFIGGEMGIGNTTSATAIACALLKESVEKLVGPGTGLDRDGIKQKTEIIKTSLIKHSDAGDDPWQVLQRLGGFEIAALTGSYIAAAQQGMAILVDGFICSIAALAAIRINPDIKPWLFFAHASSEPGHAIVMKALNVKPLLDCGMRLGEGSGAAVVVPLLRSAVALHNEMATFSEASVSEANNG
- a CDS encoding alpha-ribazole phosphatase family protein, whose translation is MDEQPITVDLLRHGEPEGGSKYRGQLDDPLSELGWKQMRQSISNHQPWSAVVSSPLSRCALFAKETSDQLALKLTFEPRFKEISFGDWEGFTAKELLETEPKKLQNYWDNPFKNPPPNGETLADFQVRIITAWDELIERHRGQHILLIGHAGMMRIILLNVLQMPLEHLFRLEIPHAGIARVQIDGKRGQTFPRLKFFSKLP
- a CDS encoding adenosylcobinamide-GDP ribazoletransferase, with the translated sequence MNTTPFWLALQFLTRLPTPQIEINDSALGRSLLYYPFVGFIIGVILWITSLLLTGQNSMLSAAVILTLWVLISGGLHLDGLADSADGWLGGAGNRERILHIMKDSRSGSAAIIAIFLVLLTKFVALSVLLSHETTFMLIMIPVLGRTSTLLLFLTTPYARQGGIGDIMSQYLPRKQAHIIWMAVIVILLLTMGVQGFITCIWIILAGYLLRQLMMNQIGGTTGDTAGATIEVTETIALISIVMLSSSAL
- a CDS encoding DUF3135 domain-containing protein; translation: MKFDFDEWHKLAKTDPAAFDKKRKSIIEDFIANVPEARQEKLRRLQWRIDMEAQRKSSQPSYIRIYDMMMDSVFGDSGLVESMRALTDVNHNNYSHSKLKSATILNFKKQASNS
- a CDS encoding translocation/assembly module TamB gives rise to the protein MKRLLIRITAFLLLLTLSALMTLVWIVGSPIGSNWVINQLNEFESRLTIDYQAGSLWSGLQINSFHWDDQSNVVKLENIHSQWHLSCLLKGTLCIKNLSADSVVVHINQPKDQNKQVISLPNIVVPIAIELDELKITRLEIHSSGKQFDIDDIALQGALKGDQLVVKHLSADYQKYTAELSGSLQLSGDYPMDIKTQVVARQLLEGQDETLSLRLFNSVKDVEFEGDLSGVVALIFNGNAKPLDENLPYFSNIQWQQLSWPLIGESDFSAHQGHINIQGEKFDYKIDLNTKMTGKNIPESTIHAKLDGDFQKVEVIHLVAKTLSGAVTLDGLLSWKEQLKWKGSVQFSQINPGVYWQDYPGELNGEAQVSGLVNEGNLQMAVKDMLVYGEFRGYPLKLNADVEQTSEGHIFINEALLDMGDNKLFAKGSLTDQWDLTGHIKAPQLDIFSSDMGGQLLGSFSILGNTKKPDVQVSLKGENVRYQDNSIGDLELQAKIKSLAENESQIELVAREIKAANIAINQSHIQLKGTRSKHLLQWVVESEEHQVDATLEGAISQQQGWSGVVNSAQIKSMGERWSLVDSVALSWRTEASLFHVEPHCWQQKQAELCLLNQLTTSDDEEARVTLSGYELSELKKWLPEKLMLTGVMNAYSHTVWRDQSLTTTLYAEVNNGEIEFEDDESGEFAVFKYQKLAAKVEAKPEQFEVDFTLLSRALGDAEMNLVIDPKQQNKPVAGLVQVDGLNIEFLRGFFPKLKTLTGIVNATGKIEGTLKRPAYIGRVALESLTIDSPSLPIGVENGDINFDLSGDKGVFQGAWQTGGGPVALSGSADWSRAAFQADLTITGEQLAVQYPPVIDAKVSPDVTIQVRSQNIDIKGKIEIPQGRIKLKELPENAIALSSDVVIIDESSELEAAGSSAWRVNTNLLLTLGRDVRLSGFGLRALLAGELRIIQAKSGEPEAYGEIFVVEGTYKGYGQDLETEGGRIVFVGPLDSTALEIDAVRKTDDVTAGLQIRGTVDQPDISLFSEPQQSEEDTLAYIVLGRPTLRSEAEGSVLASAALSLGVKGGRRIATKIAKKLGIREFEIEASEQKGQSQVVFSGRLLPHLTMRYGVGVFTPESTWTLRYDLTERFYIETIQGLESSLDIFYSFDFQSARGALFK
- a CDS encoding autotransporter assembly complex protein TamA, with translation MQQALGTERERQSTAVDYSSEWWLPDLPSSWICLALRFISLIFLVSFLCLPAKFAWADINIEIDGIDDSTIEDQVRVYIGQPVSDKNEDVATFVKMIKKESSKALQAVGYYLSSSTTHVIKQQNDTTIRITIHLGQPVRVARVQFILDGEAKEDPEFLKFLASNPLSKGKILNHGDYEKYKSLFSKLARSRGYFDAGYLKHRIEVIPKKLQADILLHFDSGRRYQIGEIIFDESPISRERLQEWVPFPLDAPYESKYLSMLTNSLRSSGYFKSVRAELQQEAIFDENKIPLHVKLVPNKRNSVSLGLGFATDTGARGQTDWSRPYVNSRGDSVRARIAVSQVAQSLSAEYKVPFSKRPETRYLKIKGGIQKEILDDSESRLNTISLLRHSRSLEDWQKVLSLRWEQERFKVTGEAWQESNLLLPGMSWSKTVQQSARLAEWGYRYNLILQGASRQLGSDIDLQKITASGKWLWKLSHRHRFLSRAELGFLSTNDFNKVPITHRFFTGGDQSIRGFDYQTVSSKSQLVGGRYLTVGSLEYNNYFSQNWGWAVFVDAGRAFNKNSDPVRRGVGFGMRWNSPIGLLRIDVGFGISEEKVPKRLHISIGPQL
- a CDS encoding cold-shock protein yields the protein MATTTGRVKWFDEKKGFGFIEREDGADVFVHFRAITSTGYKTLAEGQEVQFEVEQGQKGPQAANVSVL